The genomic region CAGTACAAACCACATAAGGCTGCCCTCCTCCCGGCCACGCGGCCGCCAGCGCGGCGACCAAGACCACGGCATCCGAAAAACGTTTTATCTCTGCACCGGCGTTTCCCAAAAAGTCAGTATCGCAGAAGCGGCATTGTGCGGAGGCACGATCCACCGCACGACCCGACCACAGATTACAACCGGAAAAACGACAAAAGACCGCAGCCCGCCCGGTCCTCGCCCCCTCCCCCTGGAGGCTGTAGAAAATCTCCTTCACCGTATAGGTCACGGATGGAATACCAAAGTCGGATCACCCTCACCCCAGGCCAGAACCGCACCGCAATTGGGGGTCTCATAGAGGTCAATCCTATTAAGCTGAGGTAGGAGTGGGTGTGTTTGAGCACGAATCCAACGCGCTACTTCACCCAATTCGGCATCAAATAGCCCGGGCAGATCGTTGAGTAAATGATGATCCAATTGCGCATAAATCGGTCGAAACTGCTCTTTCACGTTGCCGTAGTCCACGGTCCAACCCATCACTGTATCCAATGGCGCCAACAAATGCAGGCGCAACAAATAGCTGTGACCATGAATACGATGCGAATGGCCGCTCCCTCCTCGCGCCAAATGCAGGGCACTCTCGAAATACAGGGTCTTCCAGATACGATAGGTGGCGCCGTCATATTGGCAGGCAGCGCTGGCCGTTTCATAGATCACAACCTGCGACAACCAGGGTAGATGTGGCTTGAGATGATGCCAGATCCAATAGGCAAGGACCTCACTCGTAGGATTGTCCAATCCTGGTAAATCATTGAGGCAGCTCCCGTGCAAAGTTTCCTGAAGAGGTTGCCAAGCCGAGATTAAAAGGTCGGGGTCGAATACTTCCGTGCCAGTAGAGCCTCCAGAGGGGCATTGTGTGGCATAGAGGATGACATCAAAACCATGACCATGCATTCGCCCGCAGGGATGGGTTGACGCTACCTGAGGAAGTCGATGGGCCGCCTCAAAGCGAAAACGACGCCAGAAGTGAACACATGATTGGAGATCCAGATCAGCGCCCTGGTTACGGGTGCTCTGAATACCGACGCGAACCGCTACCCCTAAACGCTCACGCAACCAATGTACCAAATTCTCATCGGTAGGGAGGACCAAGAGTTCATTGAGTAGGCGATAATCCAGACACTCAACGCAACGGATCAACTCACTTGCCAAGGCGACAGGCTCGCCCCCAGCTAAAAGTGCTGCCCGCGCAAGAAAACTATGGCCATGAATACGTCGCGCGCGGTGGCCCGGTGCAAGAGAAGTGATTGAGCGGGCAGCCTCAAAGGGGACCGCCGCAATCTGATACAACCGTTCGATTCCGCTTTGTTCTATTGGACTATCGTGCATCAATATCCCGACATCTGGCTTCACGCAAGTGCAGATAGCGATCGCGTATCACCTCATAGGAGTTGTTCATTTCGTCCATCGGTGGTGAGTCAATCTGACGAACAATCGCCAGATCACCAATCGTCTCCATCAAAATGATACCGGTAATCACACCAACATTTGGCGAAGCCCCAAAGATGCTGGTCAGTAGAGTCAGATACAAAACATTGACCAACACTACGTCGGCGGTACCATCACGTAATGTCCGCGGTCCAACCAACGGCACTACGATATGAGGACCTGCAGGTACCTCGTATTTGCACATTGCCAACCCTAGATCACGATAATCAGGCGAATAACCAAGACGACCGGCAATATCGAGAATCCCCCCCAGGCCTACACTCGTATTGATCACAAAACGAGTAGCCGAATTGCGTGCATTAACGTGATCACCCTCCAGAAGACTGGCCGCGATGATTAACGGTTCGTTGATTAGGTTCGATAGGAAATTAGCGGCGCCAACCTTGACCGTATCAGGAATCATCGTCGCAATGCTTTCAGTGGTACTGTGGGCCGGGGCCAGCCATGAGAATATCGACTGGTTGAAGCTATGCATCATTCGGTTATACATTTCCAGATAATAATTCTCAGCATAGACGTCCGGCGCTACTGTCGTTAATACAGTAACAGGATCCGGCGCCGCGGCAACACCGACATTCGTTGCCACAAAACAAAGCGCCACGACCATAGCGAATAGCAGTTTTTGTATCATGGAAAGGCAAGCAGGGGGATAATGAAAAGGTCAGCAAAATAATCTTGTGAAAGATCGGTTCTCAGAAGGTTTCACACTACAATACCTGAACGCTGAAGGTACGTAAAACATTTCCTCTCTGGGATTCTTTTTGTTTGGCGTCTAATTACGGGCAGAATCTCAGGAAAAAGGTACCACAAAACTCCGGAACATTAAATACAGTAGAAAGGTAATATTGAGATCCCTAATCACCAAATGCCCGCGAGAAACCCCCGGCTTTAGCCGTGTGGTTCATGACAAACCTTGACACAGTCATAATTATCATGAATGATGCGCACGCTCTTGAGCAGCGCGTCATTGTACTTTACGGAGAGGTACCGAAGCGGCCACACCGGCACCGACTCGAAATCGGTTGGGGGCTTTACCGTCCCACGCGGGTTCGAATCCCGCCCTCTCCGCCCAAGAAATCCTGTTTTCCCTATCAGCACAAAGAGTTACGAATTTACACCGTCAGCTTACCTACAAAGCTATCCACCACATGGCGTTTGCTTAAACTTTTAAGCCGTGGGATTTCGTCGGAGTCGTACCATCGACGGAGAAGGTGTATGCCCGAAAGAGCAGCGTCGCAGATGATAGTTATGGCACTAAATGCTGTACTTTCGTCGTTCCCTGGTCCCATTGGTTAGGTCTGCGTGACAGGAATTAACGGGTTGACCTGTTCCTTTGTGCCAGCCCTTATCCTGCTTCCTCTAACGTGCTCATAAGTGATTATGGCACGCATGGATTGAGGATAATTCGCTCTCCGTTGATAGTGTTGCCACTGCAACTGGAGTTTCGCTTGGGCAGTCTCAGGCATGACGGATCGGCATTGCATTGCCCGGAAGCAAGGCAAGGTCTTTCTGTCTGACGAGAACGGTCCTCCAACACCTGCTTCACCTGACGGTAAGGCGGGAAACGACGAATCCCCGTGTCGTTCTTACGGTGGAGATGTTCACCGCCGCAAACGTGGTCCGCCATGAATACGACCCTGTCCAACGGACAGTGAATGACATCTCCAGACCTCCTGCCAAAGGCTGAGCAACTGGAAATCCATTGCGACGTATACGCGGCATTGACCTCGCTGACCGATGCACCGCGTCGGCGGGAGGTTGCTTCTATTGCCTCTTGAATTAGGCCTTTCACCCAACCCGAGAGGCGTCTATTCATATTGCGCCCACGATCATAACCACGGATCGATTGACGCAGATCCTC from Gammaproteobacteria bacterium harbors:
- a CDS encoding 6-pyruvoyltetrahydropterin/6-carboxytetrahydropterin synthase, coding for MHDSPIEQSGIERLYQIAAVPFEAARSITSLAPGHRARRIHGHSFLARAALLAGGEPVALASELIRCVECLDYRLLNELLVLPTDENLVHWLRERLGVAVRVGIQSTRNQGADLDLQSCVHFWRRFRFEAAHRLPQVASTHPCGRMHGHGFDVILYATQCPSGGSTGTEVFDPDLLISAWQPLQETLHGSCLNDLPGLDNPTSEVLAYWIWHHLKPHLPWLSQVVIYETASAACQYDGATYRIWKTLYFESALHLARGGSGHSHRIHGHSYLLRLHLLAPLDTVMGWTVDYGNVKEQFRPIYAQLDHHLLNDLPGLFDAELGEVARWIRAQTHPLLPQLNRIDLYETPNCGAVLAWGEGDPTLVFHP
- a CDS encoding phospholipid-binding lipoprotein MlaA is translated as MIQKLLFAMVVALCFVATNVGVAAAPDPVTVLTTVAPDVYAENYYLEMYNRMMHSFNQSIFSWLAPAHSTTESIATMIPDTVKVGAANFLSNLINEPLIIAASLLEGDHVNARNSATRFVINTSVGLGGILDIAGRLGYSPDYRDLGLAMCKYEVPAGPHIVVPLVGPRTLRDGTADVVLVNVLYLTLLTSIFGASPNVGVITGIILMETIGDLAIVRQIDSPPMDEMNNSYEVIRDRYLHLREARCRDIDAR
- a CDS encoding transposase; this encodes MRSRILNRWQLGLDKAEAIVVEDLRQSIRGYDRGRNMNRRLSGWVKGLIQEAIEATSRRRGASVSEVNAAYTSQWISSCSAFGRRSGDVIHCPLDRVVFMADHVCGGEHLHRKNDTGIRRFPPYRQVKQVLEDRSRQTERPCLASGQCNADPSCLRLPKRNSSCSGNTINGERIILNPCVP